One genomic window of Halogeometricum sp. S3BR5-2 includes the following:
- a CDS encoding phosphate uptake regulator PhoU, with amino-acid sequence MVETRKVQVTGGSTYTVSIPKEWATENSVSAGTEVEFYPEGDSLFLTPRSEDERTEGTLDIANLDGDELMRAVMTMYVSGFDIIALESGRISTEQRRTIREATQSLVGLEVLEETRDRVVIRDLLDSSELSIHNAVTRMRLISMSMLEDAIAAIAELDDDMARDVIQRDDDVDRLWMVVSRIFRATLRTPKAAEELGLPREVCFDYQSAARQLERIGDHATKIAHLTLNFEEPVPEKVVTALEELYVDARKVVDDGMDALFTDDPDEASRLANEAREAVQDIDESARKIDELLRDLDPARAQLLGLIVDSVSRSADYGGNIAETALQKAAPTP; translated from the coding sequence ATGGTCGAGACGCGCAAGGTGCAGGTGACGGGGGGATCGACGTACACCGTTTCCATCCCGAAGGAGTGGGCGACCGAGAACAGCGTCTCCGCGGGGACCGAAGTGGAGTTCTACCCCGAGGGCGACTCCCTGTTCCTGACGCCGCGCTCGGAGGACGAGCGGACGGAGGGAACGCTCGACATCGCCAACTTGGACGGCGACGAACTCATGCGCGCGGTGATGACGATGTACGTCAGCGGCTTCGACATCATCGCCCTGGAGAGCGGACGCATCAGCACCGAACAACGCCGAACCATCCGCGAGGCGACCCAGAGCCTCGTCGGTCTCGAAGTGCTCGAAGAGACCCGCGACCGGGTCGTCATCCGCGACCTCTTGGACTCCTCGGAGCTGTCCATCCACAACGCCGTCACGCGGATGCGGCTCATCTCGATGTCGATGCTGGAGGACGCCATCGCCGCCATCGCCGAACTCGACGACGACATGGCCCGGGACGTCATCCAACGCGACGACGACGTCGACCGCCTCTGGATGGTCGTCTCGCGCATCTTCCGCGCGACGCTCCGGACGCCGAAGGCCGCCGAAGAGTTGGGCCTCCCGCGCGAGGTGTGCTTCGACTACCAGTCCGCGGCGCGACAACTCGAACGCATCGGCGACCACGCGACGAAGATAGCCCACCTGACGCTCAACTTCGAGGAACCCGTTCCGGAGAAAGTCGTCACGGCCCTCGAAGAACTGTACGTCGACGCGCGGAAGGTCGTCGACGACGGCATGGACGCACTGTTCACCGACGACCCCGACGAGGCCTCCCGGTTGGCCAACGAGGCCCGCGAGGCCGTCCAGGACATCGACGAGAGCGCGCGCAAGATAGACGAACTGCTCCGCGACCTCGACCCGGCGCGCGCGCAACTGCTCGGTCTCATCGTCGACTCCGTCTCCCGGAGCGCCGACTACGGCGGCAACATCGCCGAGACGGCGCTGCAGAAGGCGGCGCCGACGCCCTGA